A genome region from Erigeron canadensis isolate Cc75 chromosome 3, C_canadensis_v1, whole genome shotgun sequence includes the following:
- the LOC122594324 gene encoding transcription factor JUNGBRUNNEN 1: protein MDTHKQLNMNFSNTNINNNTTELVDEEEDIPLPGFRFHPLDEELVGFYLLRKVEKKPLSIELIKEIDIYKYDPWDLPKGNSSGEKEWYFFCRRGRKYRNSIRPNRVTGSGFWKATGIDRPIYSSDGTVCIGLKKSLVYYRGSAGKGTKTEWMMHEFRLPPPLSDNENGKQIDDKSLQDAEVWTLCRILKRSPSCKKTLPEWKEASTKKSHQPVVDQTSSGDSDYDMQSYISFQTPQIDEKKPFVHNHHHQHQYYHDQTNYHLMIHQGHQQLATTSSDLPQSTSASCSSFSGLADVNEFVKTGEWDDLRSAVDQFSVGDPFFFM from the exons ATGGATACTCACAAGCAGCTGAATATGAACTTTTCTAAcactaatataaataataatactacaGAATtagttgatgaagaagaagacataCCTCTTCCAGGGTTTCGATTTCATCCGTTGGATGAAGAACTCGTCGGATTCTATCTGCTTCGAAAAGTTGAGAAGAAACCACTTAGTATCGAACTTATCAAGGAGATCGACATCTACAAATACGATCCATGGGATCTTCCAA AAGGTAATAGTAGTGGAGAGAAAGAATGGTACTTCTTTTGCAGAAGAGGAAGGAAGTATAGGAACAGCATAAGACCTAACAGAGTGACTGGATCGGGTTTCTGGAAAGCTACTGGCATTGATCGTCCGATTTACTCAAGTGACGGAACAGTCTGCATAGGCCTCAAGAAGTCTCTTGTTTATTACCGTGGTAGTGCTGGTAAAGGGACCAAAACCGAATGGATGATGCATGAGTTTCGTCTTCCTCCTCCTCTTTCAGACAATGAAAACGGCAAACAAATAGACGATAAATCTCTTCAAGACGCT GAAGTTTGGACATTGTGTAGAATTCTAAAAAGATCTCCAAGCTGCAAAAAAACCTTACCCGAATGGAAAGAAGCGTCTACCAAAAAATCACATCAGCCGGTGGTTGATCAAACAAGTAGCGGAGATTCTGATTACGATATGCAAAGTTACATTAGCTTTCAAACTCCTCAAATCGACGAaaagaaacctttcgttcataatcatcatcaccaaCACCAATACTACCATGATCAGACGAATTACCACTTGATGATTCATCAAGGTCATCAACAGCTTGCCACGACGTCCTCTGATCTACCACAATCTACATCGGCATCATGCTCCAGCTTTTCGGGTCTAGCTGATGTGAACGAGTTTGTTAAGACTGGAGAATGGGACGATTTGAGATCAGCCGTGGATCAGTTTTCTGTTGGTGATCCTTTTTTCTTCATGTAG